Proteins encoded by one window of Lycium barbarum isolate Lr01 chromosome 11, ASM1917538v2, whole genome shotgun sequence:
- the LOC132619751 gene encoding uncharacterized protein LOC132619751 — translation MVAEMDDRVHRFMAGLGPHLIDECTTTALQPGMDISHILAYAWNLEDHKHQRRTEHECDRGHSKWDKSLDMGGEFRGGQRQQHSRQESGQVRPPLPRCAQCGKLHVGQCRLGSDACYACGQPGHVMRECSLKGGAGIVQPTGSVAGFSSSVRLPGHNSLAPTGLGRGRG, via the exons atggtggctgagatggatgaTCGAGTTCATCGTTTCATGgctggcctagggccacatttgattgatgagtgtaCGACAACTGCGTTACAgccgggtatggatatttcccatATACTGGCATATGCATGGAATCTGGAAGATCACAAGCATCAGCGGAGGACAGAGCATGAGTGTGATCGGGGCCATAGTAAGTGGGATAAATCTTTAGATATGGGTGGTGAgtttaggggaggacagagacaacagCATTCCCG ACAGGAGTCAGGCCAGGTGAGACCACCTTTGCCACGGTGTGCCCAGTGCGGCAAGCTGCACGTCGGACAGTGTCGATTgggatcagatgcttgttatgcttgtggccagccaggccATGTGATGAGGGAGTGTTCATTGAAGGGTGGTGCAGGAAtcgttcagcctacagggtctgtagCTGGTTTTTCTTCATCTGTGCGCCTTCCAGGACACAATTCTCTGGCACCAACCGGACTTGGTAGAGGAAGGGGttga